In the Acidimicrobiales bacterium genome, GAGCGCAGCGGCCGGGTGGCATGGGGACTCGTCGGCCTGTGCCTCGCCGCCGCCATCGTGCTCACCGTGCTGGCGGTGGCCAGCGCAGTCGTGCTGCCGCTCTTCCTCGCAGTGGTGCTCGCGATGCTGTTCCGTCCGGCCACCCGTTGGCTGCAGGGCCACCGCGTCCCGAGACCGCTGGCGGCCGGCGTCGTCGTGGTCGTGCTGGTGGTGCTCTCGCTGGCGTTCGTGTGGATGGTGACGGTGGGCATCATCCGCGAGGTCGACGAGCTGAAGGCCCAGGTGGAGCGCGCCGTGGCCGAGCTCGACCTCGACGCGTCGGTGGGAGACACGGTCACGAGCTCGGCCGAGAGCGTCGAGCCCACTGTCACGACCGGTGTGGTCGGCGCGGTGGTCTCCGGCATCGACATGCTGGCCGAGCTCATCGCCGGGATCGTCCTCGGTCTCCTCATCCTCTACTACCTGCTGAAGGACGGGCGGTCGTTCCTCCGCTCGGTGGAGCGACGGATGCTGCCCGAACGGGCGGTCCAGCTCGATCTCCTCGTCGCCGACTCGACGGCGCTCATGCGGCGCTACTGGCTGGGCCGAACTGTCGTGTCCGCCGTCGTGGCCGGTGTCGTCGGCCTCGCTGCCGTCGCCATGGGGCTGCCGATGGTGCCGACCCTCATGGCAGTGACGTTCGTCGGCGGCTACATCCCGTACATCGGGGCGTTCATCGGCGGCCTGCTCGCCGTCATCGTGGCTGTCGCGGAGAACGGTCTCGGTGCAGGCGTGGTCATGCTCCTCGTCGTCCTGGTCGCCAACCTCCTCATCGAGAACATGGTCGACCCGCACGTGACCGGCCGGACGCTGCGGATCCACCCGCTCGTGGTGCTCCTGGTCACCACGGCCGGCGGCATCCTGGGTGGCCTGATCGGGCTGATGATGGCCGTCCCGATGACCCTCATCGCGGTGCGGGCGGCCCGGTCATTCCGGGTGGCGCTCGGGCCCGGAGCGGTCGTCGGCGTCCGACCTGCGGAGGGGGAGGATCGGCCGGGCGAACCATCACCGGCGACCGGCGCGTCCTGACCACCCGGACCCGGTGGCGGGGCCGGCGGACGGGCTATGTTCCGACCACGATGACGCAGGCCGATGGGAGCAGGGGGCCCGGTCCCGGTGCGTGGGCGCCGCCGCGCCCGGCCGGCGACCTGGTCGTGCGCGGAACGGTGCTCGATCGGCTCTCTGCCCCAGGAGTTCGGGTCGCCGTCATCACGGCGCCGGCCGGCTACGGGAAGACGTCTCACGCGGCCGCCTGGCTGGCGTCCGACGATCGGCCCGTCGCGTGGATCGACGTCGGGATCGGTCACGACGACGCGCCGGTGCTGGCCCGCGAGCTCGTCGATGCCCTGGCCACGGTCACCGACATCGACTTCTCGTCGCTCTCCGCCGGCCCTCTGACGCCCGACCAGTACTCCACGCAGTTCGCGGCCGCGCTGGGTCGCGCGGTCCGCAGTAGCACCGTGCCGTTCGTGCTCGTCGTCGACGACGTGCACCGTCTGAGCGACCTGACGGCGCTCGACCTGCTCTCGGCGGTCGTGGCCGACGTGCCCGCCGGGTCGGTCGTGGTGCTGGTCGGTCGCGCCTGCCCGCTCGAGCACCTCGGGCGGCTCAGGGTCGGTCGGGCGGTGGTGGAGATCGGGGCGAGCGAGCTCGGTCTCGATCCCGACGAGGTGGGGGCGGTCCTCGCCGGCATGGGCGTCCCGGTCAGCGCCACGCTGCTCGACGACGTGGTCTCCCGGACCGAGGGCTGGCCGGTCGGGGTGCGTCTGGCCGGCCTTGCCTCGATCGCCCCGCCGGGGGAGGAGGCGGACGGAGGCCCGATCAGCGGCCGGGAGATCTCGGTGGCCGAGTACCTGGAGTCGGAGTGGCTGTGGGGGTTGACCGCCGACGAGCGTGAGGTGCTGACCTACGTGAGTCCGCTCGAGTGGCTGTCGGGGCCGCTGTGCAACCAGGTGCTCGACCGCAACGACGCGGGGGAGGTGCTCCATGGCGTCTTCCGTGACCGGCTGCTCCTGATCCCGCTCGACCGTCGCGGCGAGGCCTACCGGATGCACGGTTTGCTCCGCGACGCTCTGCAGGCGCAGTTCGAGCGCACCGACGCGGCGGGGAGCCGCCGGGTGCACCTGCGGGCGAGCGCGTGGTTCGAGGCGGCCGGCGACGTCGACCGGGCCGTGCACCACGCGGTGGCGGCTGGGGACGTCGATCTCGCCGAGCGGCTGGTCGTGGCGTGGTCGCCGGCCGCGTACGCGAACGGGCACTACACGACGGTCCGGCGGTGGATCGACTCGATCCCCCGTGAGAGGGTCGTGGAGAGCGCGGCGCTGTGCCTCTGCGCGGCGCTGACCGCGATGGGTCGCACGGACGCCGCCGAGCTCGGCGTGTGGCTCCGCCTCGGGGAGCATGCCGACCATTCCGACGAGATGTCCCGGCTCGGCCTCCGCTATCTGCGCTCGACGACGAACATCGGTCCTGTCCGGCCTGCGCTCGAAGACGCCGCGGTGGCCTATGCCGGTCTACCGCCGGGGATCTGGCACGCCGGCTCCTGCCTCGCCTACGGCGTCTGGTCGTGGACGCTCGACACCGGCGACCCTGTCGCCATCCTCGCCGAGGGCGCCGAGGAGGCCTCGGTGCTGGGGGCGCCGGTGGCGGAGGCGTACTGCACGGCGATGTCCGCGCTGATCGCCCACGCCGAGGGCGACCCCGAACGCGCCTGGGCCCTCGGCGCCCGGGCCCACAGCATCGCCGCCGATCACGGGCTCCTCGACGCCCCGGGGATGGCGATCGTCAGCTCCGTCCAGGCGCTGCACTGCGCCAGCACGGGCGACCAGGCGGCGGCCCGCGAGGCCTGGCAACGCTCCCGCACCCAGCTGGCGCAGCTCAAGGACCTCTCCGGATGGGCCAACGTGCAGGCCCGGGTGGCGCTGGCCCGTGCCAGCCTGCTTCTCGGCGACCGCGCGGGTGCCGAGACGGTGCTGGTGGAGGCGCGGGGCTTCCTGGTGCGCCAGCCCGACGCGGTGCGGGCGATCAGCCAGGTCGACGAGGTCAGCGAGCTCGTGGCTCAGATGAAGCACCAGGTGCCGGGAGGCTCGTCGTCGCTGACGACGGCCGAGCTGCGGGTGCTGCACTACCTGCCGACCAACCTCACCCTCGCCGCCATCGGATCCCGTCTCTTCATCTCCCGCTACACCGTCAAGACCCACTGCGAGGCGATCTACCGGAAGCTCGATGCCTCGTCGAGGGCCGAGGCGGTCGACACGGCGCGCCGCCTCGGGCTCCTCACCGGTCAGCCAGCAGACGACTGACCGGGCTCACCGGCGACCGCGTCGACGCGCCCGCCGTTGGAGCGCCAGGGTGGCCGAGCCAGCGACGAGGAGCACCGCGACGTTGGAGAGAAGCACCATCAGAGCCCCCCACATCGGGTCGTCCCGACCCATCCCGAGCGCCGCCCCGACGTAGGCCGCGGCGGGGATGGTCGTGACCGAGATCGCCACGCCGACCGCAGCACCGCCGGGGCGCTCGAAGGCCAGCATCCCGGCCACACCGGCGGCGGCAGCCACCATCAGGCTCCCTGGGCCGATGTGGGTGAGCGCCTCGCCCATCGTGGTCTCGGCCAGGATCAGGTCGTCGGAGACCTGCCCGAACAGCCTCAGGAGGACCGTCGCCACGTAGGCCGCCAGCGCCGCGGTGCCGAGCCCGACCATCAGCACGCGCAGGGAGCGGAGGGCGAGGCCGGGGCGCCGCTCGACCATGCCGATGGCCGTGGCCGAGATCGGCAGCAGGTCGGGGCTGATCGCCATGGCCCCCACGAGGAGCACGGCCGACGCGGTGAGCACGCCGATCCCGGCGATGACCCCGGCGGCGGACATGAAGACGAGGTAGCTCATGGCGAGCTGGGCGTGCTCGTCGGCCCGCCCCACGATCTCGGCCCACACCTGGGCCCCCGAGTCGGTCGACCGGACACGCCGCACCCAGCCGAGCGGCTGGATGCCCGGCACCCGCCACAGCGTGAGGTCCTCCGACGCGATGCCGAGCTCGGCCAGGTGCTCGATGGCGGCGTCGGCCGCCGACACCTCGATCTCGGCCGACAGCAGGACCAGCCCGCCGGTCGTGGAGGAGCCGACCCACACGTGGCGGACGCCCTCGATCGTCCCGAGTCGGGACTGGCTGGCTCCGACGAGCTCGGGAGGCACGAAGCAGTCGAGACGCAGCACCTGAGGCTCCTACGCCTGCTCGGGGTTCGACAGGGATCGACGTCTGACGAGGATGAGCACCGCTGAGCCCGCGACCCACGCCGGGAAGAGGAGCGACACCATCGGCACTGAGTCGTACACGAAGAGCAGCGCCGCGGTCACGAGGAAGCTCACGACCCCGAACGCCCGGGGGAACAGCCCGCTGCGGACCGCCCGCGAGGCGCTCACCCCCACGAACACCGCCGCCGAGCGGAGGGCCATGATGTCGGACGAGGCCTGGCCCAGGGCGAGCAGCGACCGGGCGCCGTCGACGTCGAACGGGTTGCCCCTCTCCGCCAGCCAGGCCACGGCGAGCTCGACGGCGGCGAGGGTGAAGAGCGACACCACGACCAGCGCGCCTGACACCACGTGGGCGGTGGAGAGGATCACGTGCTCGCGGCGGGCGGTGCGGACGTACCGGTCACGCAGGGCGGCCATGAACCAGATGAACGCGATCCCCGCCAACGGGATGACGTAGAGACCCGCGATCGTCACCGACCGTCGCCGGTCGGGGTCGCTGTAGTAGTCGATCAGCTGCGCGTCGGTCGCGTCGAACGACGGAGAGTCCCGCACGAGCAACCAGCCGACGAGGAACAGCGCCGAGAAGAGGAGCCCCGCGTACGCGACCCTCGATCCCCGCACGACGAGGTCGTCGGGTGGCGGGCTCGGGGTGGCGCCTTGCTGGGGGCCGGTCATGGTCTCTGCTCCGTCGGGATCACCCCTTCAGCGTCCGCCCGGATCCGCCGGCGCACCTCCGCCACTTCAGCCGATTCGGTCCATCCACGGCGCCTCGCGCCATCTCCGCCCATGTGGCCGATGCTCGGGCCGGCGGTGGCGTCGTACGTTCGACCCCGGACGGGCCCGCCGGGGCCGGAGCGTCGAAGGAACGGAGCGAGCGATGGCGAGCGAGATCAACGAGCTCACGCAGCTGGCCCACGAGGGGAGTGCGCTCCCGCTCACCACCACCCCGGTGGTCGGGAAGCCGTCGCGCGCCTATCCGGACCTCCTGGTGCCCGGGGCCGAGCCGGTGGGGTCCGAGGAGATCAGGGTGACCGTGCTGGGCAGCGGTGATCCGTTCGTGAAGAAGAGCCAGGCATCGGCCTCGCTGCTGATCGAGGTGGGCAACCCCGAGCAGGACTTCTTCTTCTTCGACCTCGGGTCGGGGGCACTCGCCAACTTCGACGGCCTGGGCCTGCCGGTCACCGCGACCACCAAGGTCTTCCTGTCCCACCTCCACGCCGACCACGTCGGCGACATGCCCACGTTGCTGTGGAGCCTGTCCAAGGGCGGGCGGCGCGACCCCGTGGAGGTGTGGGGACCGGCCGGCGAGGAGGAGCACCTCGGCACCCACGCCTACGCCCACCACCTCGAGGCCGCGCACGCCTGGGACATGAAGTCGCTGTCCGGCCACCCCGGCCAGTCGGGGGCCCGTGCCATCACCACCGAAGTGCCCTACGACCGACCCGAGGTCGTCTACCAGCGCAACGGCGTGACCGTGACCTCGTTCCCGGTGATCCACATCCACAATGGCGCGGTCGGCTACCGGCTCGACTACGCCGGGCGCAGCGTCGTGTTCTCCGGCGACACCCGGCCGTGCCGGTACCTGGTCGAGGCCTGCGACGGCGTTGACCTCCTGATCCACGAGACCTTTCCGACCGCGGAGGTCTTCTCCCAGAAGTCGGGAGCGCCGCTCGCGCTGGCCGAGCTGATCGTCAACGGCGCCCACACCAGCCCGGCCATGGCCGGCATGGTCTTCGAGAAGGCAGGCGCCCGGATGTCGGCGATGTGGCACCTCGCAGTCGACCACCAGACCGTCGGGCCGGTGTTCTCCGAGGTGCGCGCCGGCTACGACGGGCCGGTGGTGATCAGCCAGGACCTCACCGTGTTCGACATCAGCGCCGACGCGGTCGTCGCCCGCCAGCGCACCACCGACCCCTTCGCCTGGCCGATCGTGGGGCCGACCGTCGTGCAGGGCCCGCCGATGTCGGCACCCCTCGACCCGCCCGCGTGGTGGACGAACGCCCTGCTCACCGACTGACGAGGGGAGCCGACGGTCATGGACCCAGGTCGAGTGCTGCGGTCGATGGCGAGCTCAATGCCCCGACCGGGCGCGGTGGTCCTCCCCGGTCCCCGCGCCCGCATCGTCACGCAGGTCTTCGCCGGGGTGACCCTCGCCGCCCTCGCCCTCCCGCTCAACATCGGGTACGCCGAGGCGGCCGGCCTGCCGGCGATCGTCGGCATCAACGCCGCGCTGCTCCCGATCCTCGCGTTCGCCCTCTTCTCCGGATCCCGCCAGCTGGTGCTCGGGCCGGATGCCACCGTCGCCGCCCTCCTCGCCGGCCTGCTCCCTGCTGTCGCGGCCGAGAGCGGGGCGATGCCGGTCGAGCTCGCACTCGGCGTAGCGATGCTGACCGGCATCATCCTCATCGTGCTGTGGCTGGTGAAGGCCGGCACCCTGGTGCGGTTCATCTCGAAGTCGGTGCTGGTCGGGTTCCTCGCCGGCCTGGGCATCGAGATCCTCACGTCGCAGGTCGAGAAGATCCTCAACGTCAGCGTCGACACCGGCGGGTGGTTCACCGACGTCGTCGAGATCGTGAAGAGCATTCCGGAGGCCTCCGTCACCAGCGTCGTGGTGGGCGTGACGACGATCGCCGTCATCCGCCTCTGCCAGCGGTTCATCCCGAAGCTCCCGGGGCCGCTGATCGCGCTGGTCCTCGTCGGGGGCGCGGTCTACCTGCTCGACCCGGGTGGGGTGAAGCTCCTGGGTGAGATCCCGTCGGGCCTGCCGTCGCTCTCGTTCCCGTCGCTCGACCCCTCGACATGGGCCCAACTGTTCGGCACCGCGCTCGCCATCGCCGTGCTCACCGTCGCCGAGGGACTGCTCGTCGCCAGCACCGCGGCCCGGCGTCACCACGACGAGCTCGAGGTCAACGGTGAGCTGGTGGCCATGGGCGTCGCCAACATCGCCGCGGCGGTGAGCTCGGGCATGCCGATCGGCGCCAGCTCCTCTCGAACCGCATCGACCGAGGCGGCCGGGGGTCGCTCGCAGCTGCCTGCCATCGTCAGCGTGCTCATCGTCGGCGCCATCGCCTTGTGGTTCACCGACGTGGTCGCCGAGATCCCGACCGCGGCCCTGGCCGGGCTCGTCGCCAACGCCGTCCTCTCGGTCATCGACGTCCGTGCGTTCCGCACCTTCGCCCACGTCCGCCGCAGCGAGCTGCTCATCGCGGTGGGGTGCACCCTCGCGGTGCTCGTCCTCGGCCCGATCGGCGGACTCGTGCTGGCGACGGTTGCCACCATGGTCGACATGGTGCGCCGCACGGCCGGCTCCCCGTGGGTGACGCTCGAGCCGCCCGAGGGGGACTGGGAGATGGAGCGGTTCGCCGCCGTGGCGGACCCTGACTCCGTCCCCGACGACCTGGTCGGAGTCACCTTCGTGCGGCTCACCGGTCCGCTCTTCTTCGCCAACGCCGACACGTTCAGGGACCGCGTGGCCGAGGGGGCCACCGGTGACGTGCGATGGGTGCTGCTCGACTTCGAGTCCGTGACCGACGTCGACCCCACGGCCTCGGAAGCGCTCGCCGACTCGGTCGAGGCGGTCCGCGACCGCGGCAAGGTCATCGGCATCGCCCGCGCGTCTGCACCCGTCCGCCGCCTGCTCGATCTCTACGGGATCACCGAGACGATCGGCACCGATCACCTCTACACCACCAACCGGGAAGCGTTGGCCGCCTATCTCGCCGACGATCGGGCGCAGCCGTAGCCGTCCGATCGTGATCCGGCGAGTTCGAGTCACGGAAGGCCATCTCGTTCTTGTCGCGCTTTCCGGTCACCGGCGACAGGAAAGCGCGACAAGAACGGGTGGCAGGGGCGTACCGTCACCTCGCGAGATCGGGCCGCCCGAGGGCAGCCCGATCTTCGCTACGTGATGTGCCGCACGTTCGCTACGCACCCTTGGTCGGTTGGTGGAGCTGGGGGGAATCGCGTACTCCGGCGTCTCATAGCGCCGGGACCGGGGTGCCAACGCCAAGCTCAAGCACTTCGGTAGCTTGAGCGGATGTGGGAGTGGCGGGTGAACGACCCCGCGGCGGCGGGTCCAAGCCCGGTGGGGCGTGGCCTTGCTGCGTGGCGACGGGCCGGCCGGCCGATGAAGATGATTGGCGCCGCTGTGCCGATCATCATCGGTCTCCTGATCGGCTCCTGCGCTATCTGGTTGGCCGCAGCCGCCGTGGCTCTCGAATCCCCTGGGGGCGTTGCGGATGCCAGCGGCCCGGTGGTGAGTCAGTCCACCAGTTGGTTCCCGCCGGGAGGGCGGTACACGGTCGTCTCGAATGGAGTGGAGCTTTCGGTGCTGCAGCCGTGGCACGAGGCTCCCTTGGGTACCGTCGTCATCGGCCTTGGCACAGGCCTCGTCGCAGCAGGACTCATCGCTCTGCCAACGCTGATCATCTACGGGGCCGTGGCGAGATCGTCCTCGACCGTGTCCGAGCAGGACGAGTCCGGAGCGCGGACCACCGTCCCAGAACGCCGGCTGTATGGGTGACGCGGCATGTCGAGGGCCTCGGACGCCACGATCAGCAAGACTTACCCGATGATCATCGCGGCGGTGTTGATTCTCATCCCGGTCCTCCTGCTGGTGTGGCTCGTCCTGACCATCGACAAGGGCGTCCTGCAGCTACGTCGGATCGCCGACGAGCTCCAACGGCAGCGGGAGTCCAAGCCCTCCGTGTGACACCGTCACCTAACGCCGGGACTGGGTGCCCCCCCACCGGCGGACGTGAACCTTGGACACGCCGCCTGGCTGAGTGGGAACTACGGGGTGGTGGTGCTGGCAGAGAGGTTGAAGGCCTGCCAGTCGCTCTGGTTCGCGAGTCGTAGCTCGCTCATCTGTCGGCTGAGGTCGGCGATGCGCGCAGAGCACGGTCGATCCGTGCCTCGTGTTTCCAACAACACAGCGATCCGGGCGTCTCCGGCCCAGATCGCTGCGGCCGACGAGTCCACACCCTCGACGCACCTGAAAAGCACCGTGCCGAACGGCGGGATCGTCTCTGTTGTCGTGGCTGGGGTCGTGAAGGACTCGACGAGGGTGCGGTACTGCTCATCGGTCTGGCCCATCAGGTCTCGGTCGTAGGTGAACAGCTCGAACCGAGTGCCTTGCGGATCGTCGTAGTAGACGGCGGACCCACCGGCAGCGGGGTCCCCGCCGTACTCGAGGGCGCTGGACCCAGCCGGGGGTATGGCGTAGGCGGCGTCGCTGGATGCCGCGCCTGTGGCGGTGCCGTCCCCGGCGGTGGAACGAATCGCGACTCCCGCGAGCCCGGCGACGAACAAG is a window encoding:
- a CDS encoding AI-2E family transporter; its protein translation is MDEALVPEPRDPARAAAAFVERSGRVAWGLVGLCLAAAIVLTVLAVASAVVLPLFLAVVLAMLFRPATRWLQGHRVPRPLAAGVVVVVLVVLSLAFVWMVTVGIIREVDELKAQVERAVAELDLDASVGDTVTSSAESVEPTVTTGVVGAVVSGIDMLAELIAGIVLGLLILYYLLKDGRSFLRSVERRMLPERAVQLDLLVADSTALMRRYWLGRTVVSAVVAGVVGLAAVAMGLPMVPTLMAVTFVGGYIPYIGAFIGGLLAVIVAVAENGLGAGVVMLLVVLVANLLIENMVDPHVTGRTLRIHPLVVLLVTTAGGILGGLIGLMMAVPMTLIAVRAARSFRVALGPGAVVGVRPAEGEDRPGEPSPATGAS
- a CDS encoding LuxR C-terminal-related transcriptional regulator; the encoded protein is MTQADGSRGPGPGAWAPPRPAGDLVVRGTVLDRLSAPGVRVAVITAPAGYGKTSHAAAWLASDDRPVAWIDVGIGHDDAPVLARELVDALATVTDIDFSSLSAGPLTPDQYSTQFAAALGRAVRSSTVPFVLVVDDVHRLSDLTALDLLSAVVADVPAGSVVVLVGRACPLEHLGRLRVGRAVVEIGASELGLDPDEVGAVLAGMGVPVSATLLDDVVSRTEGWPVGVRLAGLASIAPPGEEADGGPISGREISVAEYLESEWLWGLTADEREVLTYVSPLEWLSGPLCNQVLDRNDAGEVLHGVFRDRLLLIPLDRRGEAYRMHGLLRDALQAQFERTDAAGSRRVHLRASAWFEAAGDVDRAVHHAVAAGDVDLAERLVVAWSPAAYANGHYTTVRRWIDSIPRERVVESAALCLCAALTAMGRTDAAELGVWLRLGEHADHSDEMSRLGLRYLRSTTNIGPVRPALEDAAVAYAGLPPGIWHAGSCLAYGVWSWTLDTGDPVAILAEGAEEASVLGAPVAEAYCTAMSALIAHAEGDPERAWALGARAHSIAADHGLLDAPGMAIVSSVQALHCASTGDQAAAREAWQRSRTQLAQLKDLSGWANVQARVALARASLLLGDRAGAETVLVEARGFLVRQPDAVRAISQVDEVSELVAQMKHQVPGGSSSLTTAELRVLHYLPTNLTLAAIGSRLFISRYTVKTHCEAIYRKLDASSRAEAVDTARRLGLLTGQPADD
- a CDS encoding DUF389 domain-containing protein; this encodes MLRLDCFVPPELVGASQSRLGTIEGVRHVWVGSSTTGGLVLLSAEIEVSAADAAIEHLAELGIASEDLTLWRVPGIQPLGWVRRVRSTDSGAQVWAEIVGRADEHAQLAMSYLVFMSAAGVIAGIGVLTASAVLLVGAMAISPDLLPISATAIGMVERRPGLALRSLRVLMVGLGTAALAAYVATVLLRLFGQVSDDLILAETTMGEALTHIGPGSLMVAAAAGVAGMLAFERPGGAAVGVAISVTTIPAAAYVGAALGMGRDDPMWGALMVLLSNVAVLLVAGSATLALQRRARRRGRR
- a CDS encoding MBL fold metallo-hydrolase; this encodes MASEINELTQLAHEGSALPLTTTPVVGKPSRAYPDLLVPGAEPVGSEEIRVTVLGSGDPFVKKSQASASLLIEVGNPEQDFFFFDLGSGALANFDGLGLPVTATTKVFLSHLHADHVGDMPTLLWSLSKGGRRDPVEVWGPAGEEEHLGTHAYAHHLEAAHAWDMKSLSGHPGQSGARAITTEVPYDRPEVVYQRNGVTVTSFPVIHIHNGAVGYRLDYAGRSVVFSGDTRPCRYLVEACDGVDLLIHETFPTAEVFSQKSGAPLALAELIVNGAHTSPAMAGMVFEKAGARMSAMWHLAVDHQTVGPVFSEVRAGYDGPVVISQDLTVFDISADAVVARQRTTDPFAWPIVGPTVVQGPPMSAPLDPPAWWTNALLTD
- a CDS encoding SulP family inorganic anion transporter encodes the protein MDPGRVLRSMASSMPRPGAVVLPGPRARIVTQVFAGVTLAALALPLNIGYAEAAGLPAIVGINAALLPILAFALFSGSRQLVLGPDATVAALLAGLLPAVAAESGAMPVELALGVAMLTGIILIVLWLVKAGTLVRFISKSVLVGFLAGLGIEILTSQVEKILNVSVDTGGWFTDVVEIVKSIPEASVTSVVVGVTTIAVIRLCQRFIPKLPGPLIALVLVGGAVYLLDPGGVKLLGEIPSGLPSLSFPSLDPSTWAQLFGTALAIAVLTVAEGLLVASTAARRHHDELEVNGELVAMGVANIAAAVSSGMPIGASSSRTASTEAAGGRSQLPAIVSVLIVGAIALWFTDVVAEIPTAALAGLVANAVLSVIDVRAFRTFAHVRRSELLIAVGCTLAVLVLGPIGGLVLATVATMVDMVRRTAGSPWVTLEPPEGDWEMERFAAVADPDSVPDDLVGVTFVRLTGPLFFANADTFRDRVAEGATGDVRWVLLDFESVTDVDPTASEALADSVEAVRDRGKVIGIARASAPVRRLLDLYGITETIGTDHLYTTNREALAAYLADDRAQP